In one window of Bombus fervidus isolate BK054 chromosome 4, iyBomFerv1, whole genome shotgun sequence DNA:
- the Mtrnapol gene encoding mitochondrial RNA polymerase isoform X2: MTFVMKFHNKAIKYQQVRIYGTTVNILGHSPIKKEMKKRTKNYAELLAVTDKTVNIKRTEIEKLTASDLSMLVDNPDITTDNSCESKDVILNQLFDSTYMNENYDDFCNTEAVLNIENNVDIVTKNEMKDNLNIGNKIKKNMPKKDSTFHSIEKTKLKGGQKLKNVLELSIDNAKKMKIYKTENKYGVKNYVESLLAHIEVYLRCGLLNRANKTLMKYRKYVKNNFKCNESIKLYNMLLEAYASRRKVEKVLELYDMIKNDSLTPTPETYAHIFDTLGNKTVDKMQIELLKKLNVEMNNYNISFDDIFNHKPYFKIDQQENILKAIRILMPNFEPAYTTLNRNYECKLIRKILMESNYESPAKGLFTIEELKDLFKTQLEAELAIEIEIPSIETCKENRNISLKTKITELENYWKVAALEAFERNLKCLKQKECQDHKALMVLYPFLEVLDKEFYIDAILREIRQIAAESETFSLSLKTLYIILGKYIYRKYEIEVKKQTGVLDKMTNIYSKYLQWYLYPEKMPHLNNMNNRTVWKYFEYKETKYGTPLNFSFLNWPTDVMENIGKFLYHIILNDIMLKPEILKGQNLKYSIPAFYTLFRNKGNYLSEQIKPHPLVAKLYRKIHLKTLTFESLLLPSCSPPNPWVSIHLGAYLITKTDFIRLPRDSNDLLHTLKNTESEQLFPIFDSLNQLSSIPWKINTAILDIIIKIFQDGGSVELNVPQSVSVLTPPSPINKNATVEEKQKEAIAIAQYHQKKYDTYSLWCDTLYKLSIANHFRNKIFWLPHNLDFRGRTYPVPPYLNHLSSDLGRSLLLFGKGKPLGPNGLDWLKLHVINLTNFKKLNSVQERLEYANQNMDNILDSATKPLTGKMWWKQSEEPWQTLAACMEIANALKAPNVEEYISAFPIHQDGSCNGLQHYAALGKDKIGAKSVNLHPFHTPKDVYSDIVSVIERQRQIDARNNVKIAQILEGYVKRKVIKQTVMTTVYGVTKYGAKAQIMKQLKEIENFPKEHIWSASIYLTESTFHSLRKMFKSAREIQDWFTECARIISFICCENVEWVTPLGLPVTQPYMKQQKSSNRKPDSIKQRNAFAPNFIHSLDSTHMMLTGLNCNKNNITFVSVHDCFWTHPCTADAMNKICREQFVALHSQPILEDLAIFFVKRYLSTYEQLKCKNKPDIEEIRKCLTNIPSKGNFDINNVLSSVYFFN; encoded by the exons ATGACATttgttatgaaatttcataataaag ctaTCAAATACCAGCAAGTTCGTATTTATGGTACAACGGTAAATATATTAGGTCATTCAccaataaagaaagaaatgaagaaaaggACAAAAAATTATGCTGAATTATTAGCAG TAACAGATAAAACAGTAAATATTAAGAGGACTGAAATTGAAAAGTTAACAGCATCTGATTTATCCATGCTTGTTGATAATCCTGACATCACTACAGACAATTCATGTGAAAGTAAAGATGTTATACTTAATCAACTCTTTGATTCAACAtatatgaatgaaaattatgaTGATTTTTGTAATACTGAAgctgttttaaatatt GAAAATAATGTAGATATAGTTactaaaaatgaaatgaaagataATTTGAATATTGGTAACAAAATCAAGAAGAATATGCCTAAAAAAGATTCTACATTTCATTCTATCGAAAAGACCAAATTGAAAGGAGGTCAGAAGTTGAAGAATGTGTTGGAGttaagtat AGATAATgcaaaaaagatgaaaatatataaaactgaaAACAAGTATGgagtaaaaaattatgttgAAAGTTTATTAGCACATATAGAAGTTTATTTAAGGTGTGGATTGTTAAACAGAGCAAATAAAACCTTAATGAAATATAggaaatatgttaaaaataattttaaatgtaatGAAAGTATTAAGCTTTACAATATGCTTTTGGAAGCTTATGCTTCCAGAAGAAAAGTAGAGAAAGTTTTAGAGTTATATGatatgataaaaaatgattCTTTAACACCAACACCCGAAACTTATGCACATATATTTGATACTTTGGGAAATAAGACTGTAGATAAAATGCAAAttg AATTACTCAAAAAATTGAATGTTGAAatgaataattacaatatatcTTTTGATGATATCTTTAATCATAAGCCATACTTTAAAATTGACCagcaagaaaatatattaaaggcAATTAGGATATTAATGCCAAACTTTGAACCAGCATACACTACATTAAATAGAAACTATGAATGTAAACttataagaaaaattctaatGGAAAGTAACTATGAAAGTCCAGCAAAAGGACTATTTACAATAGAAGAACTAAAAGATTTGTTTAAAACACAACTTGAAGCTGAATTAGCAATTGAAATAGAGATACCAAGTATTGAAACATGTAAGGAAAATAGAAACATTAGTCTG aaaacaaaaattacggaactagaaaattattggaaagtTGCAGCATTGGAAGCTTTTGAAAGGAATTTGAAGTGTTTAAAACAAAAGGAGTGTCAAGATCATAAAGCTCTGATGGTTTTGTATCCATTTTTAGAAGTTTTGGATAAAGAATTCTACATAGATGCTATATTACGTGAAATTAGACAAATAGCTGCAGAATCAGAAACTTTTAGTTTATCCCTtaaaacattatacattatattgggaaaatacatttataggAAGTATGAA ATTGAAGTAAAGAAACAAACTGGAGTGTTAGATAAAATGactaatatttattcaaaataccTTCAATGGTACCTCTATCCTGAAAAAATGCcacatttaaataatatgaataatcGTACTGTATGGAAATATTTTGAGTATAAGGAAACAAAATATGGTACACCTTTAAATTTTAGCTTTTTAAATTGGCCTACGGATGTAATGGAAAATATTGGCAAATTTTTGTATCATATTATCTTGAATGATATTATGCTTAAACCTGAAATTCTAAAAggacaaaatttaaaatattctatacctgcattttatacattgtttaggaacaaaggaaattatttatcagaaCAG ATTAAACCACATCCTCTGGTAgcaaaattatatagaaagatacatttaaaaacattaacATTTGAATCACTTCTTCTACCTTCTTGTAGTCCACCAAATCCATGGGTTTCAATACATTTAGGAGCATATCTTATAACAAAAACTGATTTTATAAGACTCCCAAGAGATTCT aatgaTTTACTgcatacattaaaaaatacagaatCAGAACAGTTATTTCCTATATTTGATTCATTGAATCAGCTTAGTTCTATTCCATGGAAAATTAATACTGCTATACtcgatattataattaag ATTTTTCAAGATGGTGGTTCTGTAGAATTAAATGTCCCTCAATCAGTTTCTGTATTAACTCCACCAAgtccaataaataaaaatgctaCTGTtgaagagaaacaaaaagaagcaATAGCAATAGCTCAATATCATCAAAAGAAGTATGATACGTATTCGTTGTGGTGTGATACTCTTTATAAGTTATCCATCGCCAATCAT tttaggaacaaaatattttggcTCCCACATAATTTGGATTTTAGAGGAAGAACTTACCCAGTACCTCCttatttaaatcatttatCATCTGATTTGGGCCgatctttacttttatttggAAAGGGAAAACCTCTAGGTCCAAATGGATTAGATTGGTTGAAATTacatgttattaatttaactaactttaagaaattaaattctgtTCAAGAACGGCTTGAATATGCAAATCAGAATATGGATAATATACTTGACAGTGCTACTAAACCTTTAACA GGTAAAATGTGGTGGAAACAATCAGAGGAACCATGGCAAACTTTAGCTGCGTGCATGGAAATAGCAAATGCATTAAAAGCACCAAATGTAGAAGAATATATATCTGCGTTTCCAATACATCAAGATGGCAGTTGTAATGGACTTCAACATTATGCAGCACTTGGTAAAGATAAAATTGGTGCGAAAAGTGTTAATTTACATCCATTTCATACTCCAAAAGATGTATATTCTGACATAGTGTCAGTT ATTGAAAGACAACGACAAATTGATGCAagaaataatgttaaaattgCGCAAATATTGGAAGgatatgtaaaaagaaaagttataAAGCAAACTGTGATGACAACAGTATATGGTGTAACAAAATATGGTGCAAAAGCTCAAATAATGAAACAGTTAAAag AAATAGAAAACTTTCCTAAGGAACATATTTGGTCTGCTAGTATATATTTAACTGAAAGCACATTTCACAgtttaagaaaaatgtttaaaagtgCAAGAGAAATTCAAGATTGGTTCACAGAATGTGCtcgaattatttcttttatttgttgtGAAAATGTGGAGTGGGTTACCCCATTGGGTCTTCCTGTTACACAACCTTATATGAAGCAACAAAAATCTTCAAATAG GAAACCTGATAGCATAAAACAACGAAATGCATTCGCACCAAACTTTATACACTCTCTAGATTCCACTCACATGATGCTTACCGGactaaattgtaataaaaataatattacttttgTCTCAGTACATGATTGTTTTTGGACTCATCCTTGTACCGCAGATGCTATGAACAAA atatGCAGAGAACAATTTGTTGCTCTTCATTCTCAACCCATCCTTGAAGATTTAGCTATATTTTTTGTGAAACGATATTTATCAACTTATGA aCAATTAAAGTGTAAAAATAAGCCTGACATTGAAGAAATACGCAAATGTTTAACTAATATACCATCAAAAggtaattttgatattaataatgttttgTCATCTgtatacttttttaattaa
- the Mtrnapol gene encoding mitochondrial RNA polymerase isoform X1: MYKLLITRVTERISPHGVFFIPKQVIMMQRPMRLCSFCNFYHGNISKSIKYQQVRIYGTTVNILGHSPIKKEMKKRTKNYAELLAVTDKTVNIKRTEIEKLTASDLSMLVDNPDITTDNSCESKDVILNQLFDSTYMNENYDDFCNTEAVLNIENNVDIVTKNEMKDNLNIGNKIKKNMPKKDSTFHSIEKTKLKGGQKLKNVLELSIDNAKKMKIYKTENKYGVKNYVESLLAHIEVYLRCGLLNRANKTLMKYRKYVKNNFKCNESIKLYNMLLEAYASRRKVEKVLELYDMIKNDSLTPTPETYAHIFDTLGNKTVDKMQIELLKKLNVEMNNYNISFDDIFNHKPYFKIDQQENILKAIRILMPNFEPAYTTLNRNYECKLIRKILMESNYESPAKGLFTIEELKDLFKTQLEAELAIEIEIPSIETCKENRNISLKTKITELENYWKVAALEAFERNLKCLKQKECQDHKALMVLYPFLEVLDKEFYIDAILREIRQIAAESETFSLSLKTLYIILGKYIYRKYEIEVKKQTGVLDKMTNIYSKYLQWYLYPEKMPHLNNMNNRTVWKYFEYKETKYGTPLNFSFLNWPTDVMENIGKFLYHIILNDIMLKPEILKGQNLKYSIPAFYTLFRNKGNYLSEQIKPHPLVAKLYRKIHLKTLTFESLLLPSCSPPNPWVSIHLGAYLITKTDFIRLPRDSNDLLHTLKNTESEQLFPIFDSLNQLSSIPWKINTAILDIIIKIFQDGGSVELNVPQSVSVLTPPSPINKNATVEEKQKEAIAIAQYHQKKYDTYSLWCDTLYKLSIANHFRNKIFWLPHNLDFRGRTYPVPPYLNHLSSDLGRSLLLFGKGKPLGPNGLDWLKLHVINLTNFKKLNSVQERLEYANQNMDNILDSATKPLTGKMWWKQSEEPWQTLAACMEIANALKAPNVEEYISAFPIHQDGSCNGLQHYAALGKDKIGAKSVNLHPFHTPKDVYSDIVSVIERQRQIDARNNVKIAQILEGYVKRKVIKQTVMTTVYGVTKYGAKAQIMKQLKEIENFPKEHIWSASIYLTESTFHSLRKMFKSAREIQDWFTECARIISFICCENVEWVTPLGLPVTQPYMKQQKSSNRKPDSIKQRNAFAPNFIHSLDSTHMMLTGLNCNKNNITFVSVHDCFWTHPCTADAMNKICREQFVALHSQPILEDLAIFFVKRYLSTYEQLKCKNKPDIEEIRKCLTNIPSKGNFDINNVLSSVYFFN, from the exons atgtacaaactTTTAATAACACGAGTTACGGAACGAATATCTCCACATGGTGTTTTCTTCATACCGAAGCAAGTAATAATGATGCAGCGACCAATGCGCCTATGCTCTTTCTGTAACTTTTACCACGgaaatatatcaaaat ctaTCAAATACCAGCAAGTTCGTATTTATGGTACAACGGTAAATATATTAGGTCATTCAccaataaagaaagaaatgaagaaaaggACAAAAAATTATGCTGAATTATTAGCAG TAACAGATAAAACAGTAAATATTAAGAGGACTGAAATTGAAAAGTTAACAGCATCTGATTTATCCATGCTTGTTGATAATCCTGACATCACTACAGACAATTCATGTGAAAGTAAAGATGTTATACTTAATCAACTCTTTGATTCAACAtatatgaatgaaaattatgaTGATTTTTGTAATACTGAAgctgttttaaatatt GAAAATAATGTAGATATAGTTactaaaaatgaaatgaaagataATTTGAATATTGGTAACAAAATCAAGAAGAATATGCCTAAAAAAGATTCTACATTTCATTCTATCGAAAAGACCAAATTGAAAGGAGGTCAGAAGTTGAAGAATGTGTTGGAGttaagtat AGATAATgcaaaaaagatgaaaatatataaaactgaaAACAAGTATGgagtaaaaaattatgttgAAAGTTTATTAGCACATATAGAAGTTTATTTAAGGTGTGGATTGTTAAACAGAGCAAATAAAACCTTAATGAAATATAggaaatatgttaaaaataattttaaatgtaatGAAAGTATTAAGCTTTACAATATGCTTTTGGAAGCTTATGCTTCCAGAAGAAAAGTAGAGAAAGTTTTAGAGTTATATGatatgataaaaaatgattCTTTAACACCAACACCCGAAACTTATGCACATATATTTGATACTTTGGGAAATAAGACTGTAGATAAAATGCAAAttg AATTACTCAAAAAATTGAATGTTGAAatgaataattacaatatatcTTTTGATGATATCTTTAATCATAAGCCATACTTTAAAATTGACCagcaagaaaatatattaaaggcAATTAGGATATTAATGCCAAACTTTGAACCAGCATACACTACATTAAATAGAAACTATGAATGTAAACttataagaaaaattctaatGGAAAGTAACTATGAAAGTCCAGCAAAAGGACTATTTACAATAGAAGAACTAAAAGATTTGTTTAAAACACAACTTGAAGCTGAATTAGCAATTGAAATAGAGATACCAAGTATTGAAACATGTAAGGAAAATAGAAACATTAGTCTG aaaacaaaaattacggaactagaaaattattggaaagtTGCAGCATTGGAAGCTTTTGAAAGGAATTTGAAGTGTTTAAAACAAAAGGAGTGTCAAGATCATAAAGCTCTGATGGTTTTGTATCCATTTTTAGAAGTTTTGGATAAAGAATTCTACATAGATGCTATATTACGTGAAATTAGACAAATAGCTGCAGAATCAGAAACTTTTAGTTTATCCCTtaaaacattatacattatattgggaaaatacatttataggAAGTATGAA ATTGAAGTAAAGAAACAAACTGGAGTGTTAGATAAAATGactaatatttattcaaaataccTTCAATGGTACCTCTATCCTGAAAAAATGCcacatttaaataatatgaataatcGTACTGTATGGAAATATTTTGAGTATAAGGAAACAAAATATGGTACACCTTTAAATTTTAGCTTTTTAAATTGGCCTACGGATGTAATGGAAAATATTGGCAAATTTTTGTATCATATTATCTTGAATGATATTATGCTTAAACCTGAAATTCTAAAAggacaaaatttaaaatattctatacctgcattttatacattgtttaggaacaaaggaaattatttatcagaaCAG ATTAAACCACATCCTCTGGTAgcaaaattatatagaaagatacatttaaaaacattaacATTTGAATCACTTCTTCTACCTTCTTGTAGTCCACCAAATCCATGGGTTTCAATACATTTAGGAGCATATCTTATAACAAAAACTGATTTTATAAGACTCCCAAGAGATTCT aatgaTTTACTgcatacattaaaaaatacagaatCAGAACAGTTATTTCCTATATTTGATTCATTGAATCAGCTTAGTTCTATTCCATGGAAAATTAATACTGCTATACtcgatattataattaag ATTTTTCAAGATGGTGGTTCTGTAGAATTAAATGTCCCTCAATCAGTTTCTGTATTAACTCCACCAAgtccaataaataaaaatgctaCTGTtgaagagaaacaaaaagaagcaATAGCAATAGCTCAATATCATCAAAAGAAGTATGATACGTATTCGTTGTGGTGTGATACTCTTTATAAGTTATCCATCGCCAATCAT tttaggaacaaaatattttggcTCCCACATAATTTGGATTTTAGAGGAAGAACTTACCCAGTACCTCCttatttaaatcatttatCATCTGATTTGGGCCgatctttacttttatttggAAAGGGAAAACCTCTAGGTCCAAATGGATTAGATTGGTTGAAATTacatgttattaatttaactaactttaagaaattaaattctgtTCAAGAACGGCTTGAATATGCAAATCAGAATATGGATAATATACTTGACAGTGCTACTAAACCTTTAACA GGTAAAATGTGGTGGAAACAATCAGAGGAACCATGGCAAACTTTAGCTGCGTGCATGGAAATAGCAAATGCATTAAAAGCACCAAATGTAGAAGAATATATATCTGCGTTTCCAATACATCAAGATGGCAGTTGTAATGGACTTCAACATTATGCAGCACTTGGTAAAGATAAAATTGGTGCGAAAAGTGTTAATTTACATCCATTTCATACTCCAAAAGATGTATATTCTGACATAGTGTCAGTT ATTGAAAGACAACGACAAATTGATGCAagaaataatgttaaaattgCGCAAATATTGGAAGgatatgtaaaaagaaaagttataAAGCAAACTGTGATGACAACAGTATATGGTGTAACAAAATATGGTGCAAAAGCTCAAATAATGAAACAGTTAAAag AAATAGAAAACTTTCCTAAGGAACATATTTGGTCTGCTAGTATATATTTAACTGAAAGCACATTTCACAgtttaagaaaaatgtttaaaagtgCAAGAGAAATTCAAGATTGGTTCACAGAATGTGCtcgaattatttcttttatttgttgtGAAAATGTGGAGTGGGTTACCCCATTGGGTCTTCCTGTTACACAACCTTATATGAAGCAACAAAAATCTTCAAATAG GAAACCTGATAGCATAAAACAACGAAATGCATTCGCACCAAACTTTATACACTCTCTAGATTCCACTCACATGATGCTTACCGGactaaattgtaataaaaataatattacttttgTCTCAGTACATGATTGTTTTTGGACTCATCCTTGTACCGCAGATGCTATGAACAAA atatGCAGAGAACAATTTGTTGCTCTTCATTCTCAACCCATCCTTGAAGATTTAGCTATATTTTTTGTGAAACGATATTTATCAACTTATGA aCAATTAAAGTGTAAAAATAAGCCTGACATTGAAGAAATACGCAAATGTTTAACTAATATACCATCAAAAggtaattttgatattaataatgttttgTCATCTgtatacttttttaattaa